CATCGCTCATCAGGTCCGAGCCACAGGCATTCAAAAACTCCTCTTCTGAAAGCCCCTGAGGTTCAAAAAAAATTTTGCATTTGAGCAGTTCTTTTATTGTAGATAATTTCATATACCAAAAACCTCCATCTCGGTTTATATGTCTTCAGTTTGCTAACTCTTCAAACGCTCTGTTGACAATCTCCTGAATATCATTATTTTTCAAAACGTTCTGGGGTAATTCTTCATATCCAATGTAAAGTAAATACTCAATGTTACCTTCTGGTCCTTTTATAGGAGAGTGCGTCAAACCTTTTATACCAAGACCCAAAGAAAAATAACAATTAACCACTTTTCTAATTACATTTACATGGGTCTGTTTTGATCTCACAACCCCTTTTTTACCAACCTCCTCTCTTCCAGCTTCAAACTGGGGCTTTATCAATAAAATTCCTTCGGTACCTTCTGTCATGAATTCTTTTATTTTATTCGCTATAAGCGTCAGTGAAATAAATGAAACATCACACACAACAATGTCAATTTCATCCGGTATTTTCTCCCTCTCAAAATACCTGAAGTTTGTCCTTTCAAAATTTATAACTCTGGGGTCTTCTCTTAATTTCCATGCAAGTTGACCATAACCAACATCAACACAGTATACTTTTTTTGCACCATGCTGCAAAAGACAATCTGTAAATCCACCGGTCGAGGCACCTATATCTAATGCAATCTTATTAGTAACGTCTATCTTAAAAAAATTTATTGCTTTCTCAAGTTTTAAACCCCCCCTGCTCACATACCTCAGAGGTTCTTTCACCTCAATTTGAGCATCACAATCAATCAACTCTCCTGCCTTCTCAACTTTTTGGTTATTTACATACACATTCCCACTCAAGATAAGTGCTTTTGCTTTTTCACGAGACTGTGCAAGCCCTTTTTCGACAAGCAAAATATCCACCCTTTTTTTCAATTTTTTATCAACTCCATAATTACATTTTTCAAACTTTTTCTATCCAATCCTAATAAAGAATAGAGCTCTCCAACAGTCCCATGCTGAACAAACCTATCAGGAAGACCAATATGTTTTATCAGATTTGAACTATTTTTTTCAGCAACAATACTTTTTATCTTTTCTCCAAGACCACCAACAATAGTATTGTCCTCAACAATCAGAATTTTTTTGTGCGTTTTTACTATTGCTTCTATAAGTTCAATATCCAGAGGTTTTAAGAATCTTACATTTATCAATGTTATATCTAAATTGTTTTCACGAATAATATCATATAATATTGAAACATGTCTTCCAACAGCAAAAACAGCCAAATCTTTGCCCTGTGTTAAAATTTCAGCTTTTCCAAACATAATTGGATTATAAATACCAACAACCTTTGCTGTCCCTCTTGGATATCTTATTGCAACAGGTCCTCTGTCATACACTGCTGCAAATTCCAGCATCATCTCAAACTCTTTTATATCTTTTGGAGCAATCACAGTTAGATTGGGTATCAGTGTAAGATAAGATATATCAAAGCTGCCATGATGAGTTTCCCCATCTTCACCAACAAGCCCTGCCCTGTCTACACAGAATACCACGTTCAAATTTTGTATACACACATCATGAATTATCTGATCAAATGCACGTTGCAGAAAGGTAGAATATATTGCAACAAACGGCTTTAAACCCTCTTTGGCAAGTGCTGCAGCAAATGTCACGGCATGCTCTTCTGCAATCCCAACATCAAAAAACCTTTCAGGATATATCTGCGCAAATCGACTCAAACCAGTTCCATCAGGCATGGCAGCTGTTATTGCAACAATTTTTCTGTTATTCTTTGCAAGTTTGCAAAGCTTATCTCCTAACACCTCGGAAAAACTTTTTGAATTTATGTCTATTAAATGATTACCGGTCTCTATGTCAAATGGCGGAACACCATGATACTTTTCAGGAAATTTTTCTGCATGTTCATAACCTCTACCTTTTTGAGTCACAACATGCACCAATACAGGCTTTGTTATATTTTTAACATTCTCAAATACCTCACACATTTTCTTTATATCATGTCCATCAATAGGTCCATAGTATTCAAAGCCAAGTGCTTCGAAAAGTGTACCAGGAAAAAGTATATATTTAAGACCACCCTTTAGCTTTCTTATTAAATCATAAAGCCTTTCTCCTATCAATGGTATATTGGTAACAAATCTATCAGCCATCTTTTTCAATTTAAAATATTTGGGGCGGGTTCTAACCTGCGACAAATACTTAGCAATTGCACCAACATTCTTTGAAATCGACATCTCATTGTCATTCAATATTACAAGAAGTTTTCCATTATATCTTCCCGCATTGTTCAGCCCCTCATAGGCAAGTCCACCTGTTAAAGCACCGTCTCCTATTACAGCAATTACATTGTAATCTTTATTATTCAAATCACGTGCAATGGCAAACCCAAGCGCCACCGAAATAGAAGTAGAACTGTGTCCTGTGTCAAACGAGTCATAGTCACTTTCTTTCGACTTTGGAAAGCCGCTCAAACCGCCAAACTTTCGCAAAGTAGAAAACTTTTCTTTTCTTCCAGTTAGAATCTTATACACATAACACTGGTGACCCACATCCCACACAATCTTGTCGTGCGGGGGATTGAACGTATAAAGCAGTGCCAATGTCAACTCTACAACTCCTAAATTTGCTGCCAAGTGTCCACCGGTGTTAGCTATATTATACAATAAAAACTCTCTGATTTCTTCAGATAAAACGTATAACTCTGAGAGACTGAGCTTTTTTATGTCTTCAGGGTAGTTTACCTTCTCTAATATACCCAAACCCTCTCACTTCCCTATATCTTCATAAATAAACTGAGAATTTTTCCGGTTACTTTAACTATATCATGGCTTTTTTTAATTGCAAAATATTTTCCTATTGCTTTACCTGAAATGGTCATCGCAGCAACAGTTGCTGTTAAAAATAAAGATAAAAATACAATATCCACATGAATATTTCTCTTTGATATATAGAAAACTATACTCGCTGAGAGTGAACCACTCAGTATTCCACATATGTCCCCTATTACATCGTTACAGATTGAAGAAACTCTACTTGCATTTTTAATAAGCCATATACTGCTTTTTGCCCCTCTTACCTTTTTAGCTGCCATCGCATGAAAAGGAACCTCATCTGCTGCAGCAGTTGCTATTCCTATTATATCAAATAAAATTCCTATTAGCATTATCAGCAGCAAAAGTATAAATGATATTGTAAGTGGTAGTTTTGCCGACACAATACTCGAAATGTAATTTAAAGAGGCTGATAACAAATAAGATAATATAAACAAAAAAACAACCCATTTGAAATAGTTTGATTTCCTGTTTTGTGATTTTTTATTCCCCATTTTCCCTCTCCAGGTATCTTACAATAATTTTCATTTCATCTCTTTCAAACCATACAAATTTATGGGATAGGGTGATTTTACGAAGGGTAAATTTTGCGGCTTAAGGTCTGGTAGGATTTCCCCCAAACTTACCTCCCGTCGCCAGGAGGCGGTTTCCCTTTAAAAGTTTGGGTGTGCGGTTGCCCAGCACACAACCAGATCGCCACTTAGTCCGCACTTTAATCCCCTTCGTAAAGCCGAAGAATCGGCACAGCCTAGGAGCTTTCCTCGACAGAGGGCCTGCTTTCTAGCCTCTTTTGCGAAATAGATTTCAGGCCTCAAGACTCTTCTAAAAACGGGCCCTATTTTTAGAAGAGCCAGAAATTCAGCCATCCGTCTATTTCGCTCAAGGCAGGCTACACTACCCCAAGCACATCTGCTCATCATAGATGTACCTGGCGGTAGGTTTTACTAACGCACAAAAAGCAATTAAAAAAGCTTCCTGTGCGTTAGCCTCCGCGGGAAAAGGGTTCCATCCTGCATGCCATTGCAGGACTCCCTTATCCCTTACTCCCAGCTTCAACCCCTGACTGGGCGTCAGAAGCCGAAACCAGGAACTTCATCGGTGTGCCCTTTGGCGGATTTTTAGGCCCGCCTTCGAAAGCAGCCACTCTGACTAGGATACTGCATCACCCTATCCCATTTTACTTCTTTATTCAATTTACAAATTAATATTATATCATAGCTTATTTTCAGTTTCAAACCAGCAATGTGGCAAGTACAATCCCAAGGAGTGCTCCAACAAATACCTCCGTTGGTTTGTGCCCTATCAATTCTTTCAATTTATACTGTGGCTTGTAGTGTGGAAAAAAATATATCTCAATCAACTCATTCAACGTCTGTGCCTGTTTACCCGCCTCTCTTCTCACACCTGCCGCATCGTACATAACAATTAATGTAAATGTCAGTGAAATGGCAAAATTTGTTGAGTTAAACCCATCAATGAGCCCTACAGCTGTTGAAAGTCCGCATGCAAATGCTGAATGTGAGCTTGGCATTCCACCCGAGCTAATAAATTTTTTAAAATCAAGCTTTTTTGTTATGCCAAAAGTTATTATTATTTTTAAAAACTGAGCTACAAACCAACTAATTACACTCACTTGCAAAGCCTTGTTTGTGATTATCTCATATATAACCTGTTTCATCTTCCCTCAACCAATCTTTCTGAGATTTGCATATGACAAAAGCAATCTCTTTTGACCATAATTTTCAAACTCTATTAATACCTCATTTAAGTCCTCTGACAAAGATAATACCTTCCCAATACCAAATCTGTTGTGCTGAATTATATCGCCAACAGCCAAAGAATCTTTTGTAACACTTTGCTGATTTTCATTAAAACTCATATCAGAAAAATTTATTTTCCTCAGCGGTGTATAAACCTGCTGAATATAATTTGCAGGAATTTCATCAAGAAAACACGACCTCTGTCTTGATGAAAATCTACCAAAAACTCTTCTGTTGTTTGCATAAGTCAACACCAAAAACTTCTTTGCCCTTGTTATTGCAACATAACAAAGTCTTCTTTCTTCTTCAAGTTCTTCCTTCATCCCATTTATGTCCTCTGCTCTCAAAAGAGGAAACAGTCCTTCTTCAAGTCCGGTTAAGAATACAACATCAAACTCAAGCCCCTTTGCTGCATGAATGGTCATCAACAAAACCCTGTCTTCTTTTTGAGCTTCATCTTCTTCAAAGCTCAGAGTAATAGAATTTAAAAAGTTCTGCAGGCTTTTGTCTTCATTTTCTTCTTCGAATACAGCGGCCGCACTGATTAGCTGTTCCAGATTCTTTACCCTCTGGAAATCCTCTTCGTTCTTGCTTGAAAGTAGAGTTTCCATATATTTTGTTTTATCCAGAACAAGCTTTATTACCTCAACCACAGATTTTGAATCAGCTTCAGCCCTGATATCTTCTAAAAGAAAAATAAATTCATTTAACTTGAGATATGTTCGTCTGTCAAACTCCATAGCTCCTCTTTCTTTTAATAAGCTGTAAGCAGATATTCCATACTCATCACTTAAAACCTTTATTTTCTCAACTGTGCCTGGACCTATTCCTCTTTTGGGAACATTTATTATTCTGAACAAACTCAAATTGTCATGCGGATTGGTCACAAGCCTCAAATATGCAATTATATCCTTTATCTCTTTCCTTTCAAAAAACCTTAAACTTCCCACAACCTTATAAGGTATAGCGTGAGACGAAAGAGCATTCTCAAAGTTTAACGATTGAGCGTTTGTTCTATAAAGAATCCCTATTTCAGATGGTTTAACTCCACTTTGAATAAGATTTTTTATCGACATTGATACAAAATTTGCCTCATCAATTTCATCAAATGCTGTATAAAGATAAATTTTTTCACCTTCGTTATTTTCTGTCCAGAGTTTTTTTTCTTTTCGGGAAGTATTATTTTTAATAACTTCATTGGCGACAGACAAGATTGTCTTGGTAGAACGGTAATTTCTTTCAAGCTTTATCACTTTTGCATCACTGAACACATTTTCAAACTCTAAAATATTTCTTACATTTGCTCCTCTGAAGCTATAAATACTCTGATCATCATCTCCCACAACACAGATATTTCTATGTTTTTGTGCAAGCAAATAAATTAACTTAAATTGTGCATCATTTGTATCTTGATATTCATCAACCAAGATATATTTAAACTTTTGCTGGTATCTTTCCAAGATATCCGGGTTTGTTCTAAAAAGAGTTATTGTATGGTAAATAAGATCGTCAAAGTCAAGCGCGTTATATTCTTTTAAAAGTTTGTTATAGAGCCTGTAAATTTCAACAATCCGTGGATCTACATCTCCCATCTTATGGGTATCTGATGGAGATATTAGCATGTTCTTGAAATTACTGATCTGTCTTGACACATACCTGAGTTCAAGTCTGTCCTGGTCTATATTTAGCTTTTCAAAACACTCTTTTAATAACTGATGTCTATCCTGCATATCAAATATTACAAAATTGTTTGAAAATCCTATGCTATGTGCTTCCATTCTAAGTATCCTTGCGCACGCAGAGTGAAAAGTGGATATCCACATCTCTGAGAAAGACTCTATGCCTACAAGTTTTTTTATACGTTCTTTCATTTCATCTGCTGCTTTGTTAGTAAATGTTATAGCCAGTATATTACCTGGTTTTGCCAATCCCATATTCAATATATATGCAATTCTGTATGTTATTACTCTTGTCTTCCCTGAACCTGCTCCTGCCAATACTAAAAGCGGTCCTTCTGTAGAAAGAACCGCCTCTAACTGTTGCTGGTTTAATTCCTTCAGCCATTCCATTTTATCTACTGCTCCCTCAGAACAATATTGTATTTTTTCAAATCATCCAGGATTCTCTCTTGAATGATCAGAATATCATCATCCGACAAAGTCTTTTCCTTTGACCTGAACACTGCTTTGTATGCATAGCTTTTAAACCCTTCTTTGATTTGTTGACCTTTATACACATCAAACAGATAAAACTCTTCCAAAATTTCTGATGCATACTTTTTGAATATTTCTTCAATTACCCTGCTCTCAATTTCATCGGGTACCAAAAATGCATAGTCTCTTTCAACCGCAGGATACTTGGGAAGAGGCGTATATTTCTTATCCTTCTTTTCAACTTCTAAAAGCGCGTCAATATACACCTCAGCAAATATTGCTCTTGTTTGAATATCAAACTTTTCCAGAATATCAGGATGTACCTCACCAATATATCCTATTAATATATCTTTTGATACAATTTTAGCTGATCTTGTTGGATGCAAATTCAAATTCGCATGATCAGAGGAAAATTCTATATCTTTAATCCTTAGCATATCAAAAAGGTTCTCCAGGATTCCTTTTACAAAATAAAAATCCTGCCCTGCGTTGCCCAAAGCTAATACAAGTTTCTCTTCTGGAAGTTTGTCAGCAGATTTTTTGAAAACAGGTGCAATTTCAAATATCTTAATATCCTTTATATTCCGTGAAAGATTTAAATAAAGAGTTTTAAGAATAGAACTCAAAAGCTGCATTCTCATGATGGAAAAATCCTCGCCAAGAGGATTTAAAATTTTAACTGCATCATCCAATTTGTATCCTTTCAAGATTTCATATATTTTGGGTGATTCAAATGAATAAGAATAAACCTCATAATAACCACTGTTTGCAAGAAAACTTCTGATATCACTTACCATCTTCTGCTTTTGAGTAAGACCTGAAGAAATTGCATTTCCCATATAAACCCTTGAAGGAATTTTATCATAACCATAGATTCTTATTACCTCTTCAGATATATCAGCCATATCTGCTATATCAACTCTAAAGGGCGGAACCACAAAAACTCCCTTTTCCTTATCGTAAGAAATTTCCAGTCTATTTAGAATATCTATAATTTCATCCTGTGGAATACTCACTCCAAGCAACCTTTCTGTATAGGAAAAGTCAGCTTTTACTGTTACTTGCTGCTGAATATCCAAATAAGTGTCTATAGCTCCTTTTACAACCTCGCCTGCACCTATTTGTTCAATTAGAGCACATGCTCGTTGGATTGCAACCTCTGCAAAATAAGGACTCAGGCCTTTTTCAAACCTATTTGAAGCTTCTGTTCTGAGCCCCAAATATCTCGAGGTTCTTCGTACCATTGCAGGATTGAATGTGGCAGCTTCAAGGAGTACTGTAGTGGTATTTTGGTCAACCTCTGTGTCCAAGCCACCCATTACACCAGCTACTGCAATTGCCCTGTCTTCATCTGCAATAACTATATCCACTGTCCTCAGTGTCCTTTTTACACCGTCAAGAGTGGTAATCTCTTCACCATCTTTTGCAAGCCTTACAAATACACTTCTTCCATGAATTTTACTTAGATCAAATGCATGAAGAGGCTGCCCTATCTCAAGCATAACATAGTTTGTAACATCGACAATATTATTTATTGGTCGAATACCACAGGCAACAAGCCTCTTTCTAAGCCACTGTGGAGATGGTCCAATTTTGACATTCTTTATAACTTTACCTATATATCTTTTGCAGATATTTCTGTTTTGAATTTCAATTTTATCAAGATAATTCTCAATTTTATCTTCAGTCTCATTATAGGTTATGCTTGGAAATTTCAAATCTGTCTTCAAAACTGCTGCAATCTCCCTTGCCAAACCCACAATGCTCAAGCAATCAGGTCTATTGGAGGTTATTTCAAAGTCTATGATAATATCATCTATCCCCAAGGCTTTTTTGATGTCAGTACCAAGTTTTTCATCATCCATACCCTCAAGAATAAAAATACCACTTTCATCTGCATAAGGAAACTCAGCACTTGTTAGCCCCAGTTCATATAAGGAGCAAAGCATACCTTCTGAAACAACACCCTTGAATTCCATTTTGTTAATCTCTTTGCCATTTGCAATGGTTGCGCCAATTTTTGCAACAGGAACAAAAGCACCCCTGTAAACATTTTTAGCCGCCGTGATAATTGTCAAAACTTCATCTTTTATATCAACCCTGCAAACAGACAGGTTAGGGTTTTCTGGGTGCGAAGATATTTCTATTATTTTCCCTACAACTACATTCCTAACAGAATCAAGTCTTTTCTCATAACCTTCAAC
The Caldicellulosiruptor morganii DNA segment above includes these coding regions:
- a CDS encoding TlyA family RNA methyltransferase, coding for MKKRVDILLVEKGLAQSREKAKALILSGNVYVNNQKVEKAGELIDCDAQIEVKEPLRYVSRGGLKLEKAINFFKIDVTNKIALDIGASTGGFTDCLLQHGAKKVYCVDVGYGQLAWKLREDPRVINFERTNFRYFEREKIPDEIDIVVCDVSFISLTLIANKIKEFMTEGTEGILLIKPQFEAGREEVGKKGVVRSKQTHVNVIRKVVNCYFSLGLGIKGLTHSPIKGPEGNIEYLLYIGYEELPQNVLKNNDIQEIVNRAFEELAN
- the dxs gene encoding 1-deoxy-D-xylulose-5-phosphate synthase; its protein translation is MGILEKVNYPEDIKKLSLSELYVLSEEIREFLLYNIANTGGHLAANLGVVELTLALLYTFNPPHDKIVWDVGHQCYVYKILTGRKEKFSTLRKFGGLSGFPKSKESDYDSFDTGHSSTSISVALGFAIARDLNNKDYNVIAVIGDGALTGGLAYEGLNNAGRYNGKLLVILNDNEMSISKNVGAIAKYLSQVRTRPKYFKLKKMADRFVTNIPLIGERLYDLIRKLKGGLKYILFPGTLFEALGFEYYGPIDGHDIKKMCEVFENVKNITKPVLVHVVTQKGRGYEHAEKFPEKYHGVPPFDIETGNHLIDINSKSFSEVLGDKLCKLAKNNRKIVAITAAMPDGTGLSRFAQIYPERFFDVGIAEEHAVTFAAALAKEGLKPFVAIYSTFLQRAFDQIIHDVCIQNLNVVFCVDRAGLVGEDGETHHGSFDISYLTLIPNLTVIAPKDIKEFEMMLEFAAVYDRGPVAIRYPRGTAKVVGIYNPIMFGKAEILTQGKDLAVFAVGRHVSILYDIIRENNLDITLINVRFLKPLDIELIEAIVKTHKKILIVEDNTIVGGLGEKIKSIVAEKNSSNLIKHIGLPDRFVQHGTVGELYSLLGLDRKSLKNVIMELIKN
- a CDS encoding divergent PAP2 family protein — translated: MKQVIYEIITNKALQVSVISWFVAQFLKIIITFGITKKLDFKKFISSGGMPSSHSAFACGLSTAVGLIDGFNSTNFAISLTFTLIVMYDAAGVRREAGKQAQTLNELIEIYFFPHYKPQYKLKELIGHKPTEVFVGALLGIVLATLLV
- a CDS encoding ATP-dependent helicase, whose amino-acid sequence is MEWLKELNQQQLEAVLSTEGPLLVLAGAGSGKTRVITYRIAYILNMGLAKPGNILAITFTNKAADEMKERIKKLVGIESFSEMWISTFHSACARILRMEAHSIGFSNNFVIFDMQDRHQLLKECFEKLNIDQDRLELRYVSRQISNFKNMLISPSDTHKMGDVDPRIVEIYRLYNKLLKEYNALDFDDLIYHTITLFRTNPDILERYQQKFKYILVDEYQDTNDAQFKLIYLLAQKHRNICVVGDDDQSIYSFRGANVRNILEFENVFSDAKVIKLERNYRSTKTILSVANEVIKNNTSRKEKKLWTENNEGEKIYLYTAFDEIDEANFVSMSIKNLIQSGVKPSEIGILYRTNAQSLNFENALSSHAIPYKVVGSLRFFERKEIKDIIAYLRLVTNPHDNLSLFRIINVPKRGIGPGTVEKIKVLSDEYGISAYSLLKERGAMEFDRRTYLKLNEFIFLLEDIRAEADSKSVVEVIKLVLDKTKYMETLLSSKNEEDFQRVKNLEQLISAAAVFEEENEDKSLQNFLNSITLSFEEDEAQKEDRVLLMTIHAAKGLEFDVVFLTGLEEGLFPLLRAEDINGMKEELEEERRLCYVAITRAKKFLVLTYANNRRVFGRFSSRQRSCFLDEIPANYIQQVYTPLRKINFSDMSFNENQQSVTKDSLAVGDIIQHNRFGIGKVLSLSEDLNEVLIEFENYGQKRLLLSYANLRKIG
- the pheT gene encoding phenylalanine--tRNA ligase subunit beta; this translates as MKVSLEWLKSLVDINCEVDKLVENLTMTGTKVEGYEKRLDSVRNVVVGKIIEISSHPENPNLSVCRVDIKDEVLTIITAAKNVYRGAFVPVAKIGATIANGKEINKMEFKGVVSEGMLCSLYELGLTSAEFPYADESGIFILEGMDDEKLGTDIKKALGIDDIIIDFEITSNRPDCLSIVGLAREIAAVLKTDLKFPSITYNETEDKIENYLDKIEIQNRNICKRYIGKVIKNVKIGPSPQWLRKRLVACGIRPINNIVDVTNYVMLEIGQPLHAFDLSKIHGRSVFVRLAKDGEEITTLDGVKRTLRTVDIVIADEDRAIAVAGVMGGLDTEVDQNTTTVLLEAATFNPAMVRRTSRYLGLRTEASNRFEKGLSPYFAEVAIQRACALIEQIGAGEVVKGAIDTYLDIQQQVTVKADFSYTERLLGVSIPQDEIIDILNRLEISYDKEKGVFVVPPFRVDIADMADISEEVIRIYGYDKIPSRVYMGNAISSGLTQKQKMVSDIRSFLANSGYYEVYSYSFESPKIYEILKGYKLDDAVKILNPLGEDFSIMRMQLLSSILKTLYLNLSRNIKDIKIFEIAPVFKKSADKLPEEKLVLALGNAGQDFYFVKGILENLFDMLRIKDIEFSSDHANLNLHPTRSAKIVSKDILIGYIGEVHPDILEKFDIQTRAIFAEVYIDALLEVEKKDKKYTPLPKYPAVERDYAFLVPDEIESRVIEEIFKKYASEILEEFYLFDVYKGQQIKEGFKSYAYKAVFRSKEKTLSDDDILIIQERILDDLKKYNIVLREQ